The following proteins are co-located in the Pyrococcus abyssi GE5 genome:
- a CDS encoding formate--phosphoribosylaminoimidazolecarboxamide ligase: MVVRIATYASHSALQILKGAKDEGFETIAFGSERVKPLYTKYFPVADYFLVGKYPEDELLELNAVVIPTGSFVAHLGVELVERMKVPYFGNKRVLKWESDRNLERKWLEKAKLKLPRVYDDPDDIDRPVIVKPHGAKGGRGYFIAKDPQDFWTKVEKFLGIKDKEDLKNVQIQEYVIGVPVYPHYFYSKLTRELELMSIDRRYESNVDAIGRIPSKDQLELELDITYTVIGNIPLVLRESLLMDVIEAGERTVKAAEELMGGLWGPFCLEGVFTPDLDFVVFEISARIVAGTNPFINGSPYTWLKYDEPMSTGRRIAREIRLAIEEDKLDEVVS; this comes from the coding sequence ATTGTGGTGAGGATTGCAACTTACGCTTCCCACTCCGCGCTTCAGATACTCAAGGGGGCCAAGGATGAGGGATTTGAAACTATAGCCTTCGGAAGCGAGAGGGTTAAGCCACTCTACACGAAGTACTTTCCTGTTGCCGATTACTTTCTCGTTGGAAAGTATCCTGAGGATGAGCTCCTTGAGTTAAACGCTGTAGTTATTCCAACAGGATCCTTCGTGGCTCACCTTGGGGTAGAGCTAGTTGAGAGGATGAAGGTTCCCTATTTCGGGAACAAGAGGGTTCTAAAGTGGGAGAGCGATAGAAACCTAGAGAGGAAGTGGCTCGAGAAGGCTAAGCTAAAGCTACCCAGGGTTTACGATGATCCTGACGACATAGATAGGCCAGTAATAGTCAAACCCCATGGAGCTAAGGGAGGGAGAGGATACTTTATAGCCAAGGATCCCCAGGATTTCTGGACGAAGGTTGAGAAATTCCTTGGAATTAAGGATAAAGAGGATTTGAAGAACGTTCAAATTCAGGAGTACGTAATTGGAGTTCCAGTTTATCCCCACTACTTCTACTCCAAGCTAACTAGAGAGCTAGAACTCATGAGCATAGACAGGAGGTACGAGAGCAACGTTGACGCTATAGGTAGAATACCCTCGAAGGATCAACTCGAGCTCGAGCTGGATATAACGTACACCGTTATAGGAAACATTCCATTGGTTCTAAGGGAGAGCCTCCTCATGGATGTAATTGAGGCTGGGGAGAGAACGGTTAAGGCTGCCGAAGAGCTTATGGGTGGACTGTGGGGTCCATTTTGCTTAGAAGGAGTATTTACCCCAGATTTAGACTTCGTCGTGTTTGAAATCTCAGCTAGAATAGTCGCTGGGACAAATCCATTTATAAACGGTTCCCCGTATACATGGCTTAAATACGATGAGCCCATGAGCACTGGTAGGAGGATAGCGAGGGAGATTAGATTGGCGATTGAAGAGGATAAGCTTGATGAGGTGGTGAGTTAA
- a CDS encoding thiamine ABC transporter substrate-binding protein: MKKAIVPILIVLLALGCIGGKTETETKVENKELTVYAYDSLEYWLKEVIPEFEKEYNAKVNLVLVGSTGELVNRLILEKDNPKADVVVGIDNTFLAKAIEADVLEPYKPKNADVIPEWIIKSFDPEFRLTPFDYGFLAFNYRTDLVKEPPKSLEDLTKPEWRGKIIIEDPRTSSPGLAFMLWTIAVYKDKWLEYWAKLRDNEIQIVKGWSAAWGAFSEGEYPVVLSYATSPAATVYYDNKTNVRAIEFKEGNFLQIEGAGIVKGTKNKELAEKFIEFLISEKAQEKLPTTQWMYPVNKNVKLPEVYKYALKVEKPVTIDPKEVQENLNKWLKQWEEVVVQGKNPESIEG; the protein is encoded by the coding sequence ATGAAGAAGGCCATCGTTCCAATATTGATAGTTCTCCTAGCCCTGGGTTGCATTGGAGGCAAAACTGAAACCGAGACTAAAGTGGAGAACAAGGAATTAACAGTTTACGCCTACGACAGCCTCGAATACTGGTTAAAAGAGGTTATCCCAGAATTCGAAAAGGAGTACAACGCGAAGGTAAACCTAGTTCTAGTCGGAAGCACGGGAGAGCTTGTGAACAGGTTAATACTTGAAAAGGACAACCCAAAAGCAGATGTCGTCGTTGGAATAGACAACACCTTCTTAGCGAAAGCCATCGAAGCTGATGTGCTTGAACCTTACAAGCCAAAGAACGCTGATGTAATCCCAGAGTGGATAATTAAAAGCTTTGATCCAGAATTCAGGCTAACACCGTTTGACTACGGCTTCTTAGCCTTTAACTATAGGACTGACCTCGTTAAAGAACCACCAAAAAGCTTGGAAGATTTAACTAAGCCAGAGTGGAGAGGTAAAATCATAATAGAGGATCCAAGAACGAGCTCTCCTGGACTGGCTTTCATGCTCTGGACGATAGCCGTTTACAAGGACAAGTGGCTCGAGTACTGGGCCAAGCTAAGGGACAACGAAATTCAAATCGTTAAGGGATGGAGCGCCGCTTGGGGTGCCTTCTCTGAGGGGGAGTATCCTGTAGTTTTAAGCTACGCAACCTCACCTGCAGCAACGGTTTACTATGACAACAAGACGAACGTGAGGGCAATTGAATTCAAAGAGGGCAACTTCCTTCAAATAGAGGGGGCCGGAATAGTCAAGGGGACCAAGAATAAAGAGCTAGCCGAGAAGTTCATTGAATTCCTGATAAGCGAGAAGGCCCAAGAAAAATTGCCGACAACCCAATGGATGTATCCGGTTAATAAGAACGTTAAGTTGCCGGAAGTTTACAAGTACGCCTTGAAAGTTGAGAAGCCCGTAACCATAGACCCGAAGGAAGTTCAGGAAAACCTCAACAAATGGCTCAAGCAATGGGAGGAAGTTGTCGTTCAAGGGAAGAATCCAGAGTCTATAGAAGGCTGA